In Musa acuminata AAA Group cultivar baxijiao chromosome BXJ3-11, Cavendish_Baxijiao_AAA, whole genome shotgun sequence, one DNA window encodes the following:
- the LOC135583731 gene encoding E3 ubiquitin-protein ligase RING1-like gives MASAGAASAEKRYFCHQCNRTFTAAAAGGGLSCAHCHGDFVEEFDLSGPDPNPNPNPEPDPDRDLHFSFDDADAFSAIPSLLSALIDLAAPGGDRALESPPAEPGAEPMSPVAALRELIQTLSLGGASGAGGGGHRLVGNIGDYHVGPGLEQLIQQLAENDPNRYGTPPASKAAVEILPDVEVGEELLASDDAQCLVCMDPFEIGTVAKQMPCSHIYHKQCILRWLDLHNSCPVCRYELPTDDPEYEHYKAPRANVVNPGGASAAGAVTGEHEGNSSTPTAESSDIHGDPALHGL, from the coding sequence ATGGCATCCGCCGGAGCCGCATCCGCCGAGAAGCGCTACTTCTGCCACCAGTGCAACCGGACCTTcaccgccgcagccgccggtGGTGGCCTGTCCTGCGCCCATTGCCACGGCGATTTCGTCGAGGAATTCGACCTCTCTGGCCCTgatcctaaccctaaccctaaccccgaACCCGACCCCGATCGTGACCTCCACTTCTCATTCGACGATGCAGATGCCTTCTCCGCCATCCCTTCCCTCCTCTCCGCCCTCATCGACCTCGCCGCACCCGGTGGCGATCGCGCTCTCGAGAGCCCGCCCGCCGAGCCCGGCGCTGAGCCGATGAGCCCCGTCGCCGCCCTTCGTGAACTCATCCAGACCCTCTCCCTCGGCGGTGCCTCCGGTGCCGGCGGCGGAGGGCATCGCTTGGTCGGGAACATCGGTGACTACCACGTCGGCCCCGGACTCGAGCAGCTGATCCAGCAATTGGCCGAGAACGATCCCAACCGGTACGGCACTCCGCCGGCGTCGAAAGCCGCCGTGGAGATCCTTCCGGATGTAGAGGTCGGGGAGGAGTTGTTGGCGTCCGATGATGCTCAGTGCTTGGTTTGCATGGATCCCTTCGAGATTGGAACCGTGGCAAAGCAGATGCCTTGCAGTCACATCTACCACAAGCAGTGCATCCTCCGATGGCTCGATCTCCACAACTCGTGCCCTGTTTGTCGATATGAGCTGCCGACAGACGATCCTGAATATGAGCATTACAAGGCCCCTCGAGCCAATGTAGTGAATCCAGGTGGTGCTTCTGCCGCCGGAGCTGTCACTGGAGAACATGAAGGGAATTCGTCAACTCCAACTGCAGAGAGTTCTGACATTCATGGCGATCCTGCATTGCACGGACTCTGA